One genomic segment of Pseudomonadota bacterium includes these proteins:
- a CDS encoding alpha/beta fold hydrolase: MAAKRPRQARENVTEIRSASGEAANENSPQDGFAPADKEAQPELEHEAATDAAEQILGANPLLGLDREELLVAGRRLLRLMTVNPQVLIEENLAFGRECFAIAMGRSQIAADPRDRRFSHVVWQKSGYYKRLMQGFVAWRDMLNRVLDRADTSTEDRERARFVLQLFTETFAPTNSLFGNPGALQRITETRGKSLLYGLTNFIDDLTNNFGMPRQVDERKFQVGKNLATTPGAVVYRGEAFELIQYTPQTDLVHRRPLIIVPPQINKFYATDLSAGRSFAEYAVQHGIQTFCISWRNPTAAQRDWNMETYLSACKQAITVAREITGADRVNMMAACAGGFTLATLLGHLKAKGEDTVESATLLVTVLDTEAPTLLGQFASRSGVAATIEKSRRKGVLEGSEMARVFAWLRPNDLVWLFVANNWVMGNRPPAFDILYWNSDTTRLPAEFHADLLRMFMENPLKVPGKIEALGTPIDMSKVDVPAYVVAGITDHITPWQACYQSKNILRGKIDFVLSSSGHIQSIVNPPTNPKAKYFLNASMADDAETWLASASEHPGSWWTHWSEWYRQHGAGEVPAPKVVGSTTHPAGDPAPGRYVHQR; the protein is encoded by the coding sequence ATGGCAGCCAAAAGACCCCGCCAAGCCCGTGAAAATGTGACGGAAATCCGTTCTGCCTCCGGGGAGGCTGCGAACGAAAATTCCCCTCAAGATGGCTTCGCGCCGGCCGATAAAGAGGCGCAACCCGAGCTCGAACACGAAGCCGCGACAGATGCCGCCGAACAGATCCTCGGCGCAAATCCTTTGTTAGGTCTGGACCGCGAAGAGTTGTTAGTCGCCGGCAGGCGGCTGCTGCGGCTCATGACCGTCAATCCGCAGGTGCTGATCGAGGAAAACCTCGCCTTCGGCCGCGAGTGTTTCGCCATCGCCATGGGCCGATCGCAGATTGCCGCCGATCCGCGCGACCGCCGTTTCAGCCACGTCGTCTGGCAGAAGAGTGGTTACTACAAACGCCTCATGCAGGGCTTCGTCGCCTGGCGCGACATGTTGAATCGCGTGCTCGATCGCGCCGACACCAGCACCGAAGACCGCGAGCGTGCGCGCTTCGTCCTGCAGCTGTTCACCGAGACGTTCGCGCCGACGAATTCGCTGTTCGGCAATCCGGGTGCGCTGCAAAGGATCACCGAGACGCGCGGCAAGAGCCTGTTGTACGGCCTCACGAATTTCATCGACGATCTCACGAACAATTTCGGCATGCCGCGCCAGGTCGACGAGCGCAAATTCCAGGTGGGCAAGAACCTGGCGACGACTCCGGGCGCGGTGGTCTATCGCGGCGAGGCGTTCGAGCTCATTCAGTACACGCCGCAGACCGACCTCGTGCACCGGCGGCCGCTGATCATCGTGCCGCCGCAGATCAACAAGTTCTACGCCACCGATCTTTCGGCCGGGCGCAGCTTCGCCGAGTACGCGGTCCAGCACGGCATACAGACCTTCTGCATCAGCTGGCGCAATCCGACCGCCGCGCAACGCGACTGGAACATGGAGACCTACCTGTCTGCGTGCAAACAGGCGATCACCGTCGCGCGCGAAATCACCGGTGCCGACCGGGTCAACATGATGGCCGCGTGCGCGGGCGGATTCACGCTCGCGACTTTGTTGGGGCACCTCAAGGCAAAGGGCGAAGACACAGTCGAGAGCGCCACGCTGCTAGTTACCGTGCTCGACACCGAGGCCCCCACGTTGCTGGGCCAGTTCGCCTCGCGCTCCGGCGTCGCGGCCACCATCGAAAAGTCCCGCCGCAAGGGCGTGCTCGAAGGCAGCGAGATGGCGCGCGTATTCGCCTGGCTGCGGCCGAACGATCTCGTGTGGCTGTTCGTGGCAAACAACTGGGTGATGGGCAATCGCCCGCCCGCCTTCGACATCCTCTACTGGAATTCCGACACCACGCGACTGCCGGCGGAATTTCACGCCGACCTGCTGCGCATGTTCATGGAGAATCCGCTCAAGGTACCGGGGAAGATCGAAGCGCTCGGCACTCCCATCGACATGTCGAAGGTGGACGTACCGGCCTACGTGGTCGCGGGCATCACCGATCACATCACGCCGTGGCAGGCGTGTTACCAATCGAAGAATATCCTGCGTGGCAAAATCGACTTCGTCCTTTCCTCGAGCGGACACATTCAAAGCATCGTGAATCCGCCCACCAATCCAAAAGCCAAATATTTTCTCAATGCGTCGATGGCAGACGATGCCGAGACGTGGCTCGCGAGCGCCAGCGAACACCCCGGCAGCTGGTGGACTCACTGGAGCGAGTGGTATCGACAGCACGGCGCGGGCGAAGTGCCGGCGCCGAAGGTCGTCGGCAGCACGACCCATCCTGCGGGGGATCCGGCGCCGGGCCGTTACGTCCATCAGCGATGA
- the phaZ gene encoding poly(3-hydroxyalkanoate) depolymerase, with product MSKPHVEFIEVDGVNLRVATQKGRIGLPLLIFNGIGANLELCFPFMEALPDKEIVIFDVPGVGRSEMSWRPRRFSGLARLANKLLDRLGYQQVDVIGVSWGGALAQQFARQYPQRCRRLVLAATSPGAIMVPGRPSALSKMMTPRRYLSPTYMQQAAGDIYGGEARRDPKIMSAHTARIIAPQFMGYIYQLIAGMGWTSIHWLHKIRQPTLVMAGSEDPLVPPVNARIISMLIPNNRLHIVPGGGHLFMLHSIDKVAPVVREFLDSGTPLKV from the coding sequence ATGAGCAAACCCCATGTCGAATTCATCGAGGTCGATGGCGTCAACCTGCGCGTAGCGACCCAGAAGGGCCGCATCGGCCTGCCGCTGCTGATCTTCAACGGCATCGGCGCAAATCTCGAGCTGTGTTTCCCGTTCATGGAAGCATTGCCGGACAAGGAAATCGTGATTTTCGACGTGCCCGGTGTGGGCCGGTCCGAGATGAGCTGGCGGCCTCGCCGGTTCTCCGGCCTCGCTCGCCTGGCTAACAAGCTGCTCGATCGCCTCGGCTACCAGCAGGTCGACGTGATCGGCGTGTCGTGGGGCGGCGCGTTAGCCCAGCAGTTCGCGCGGCAGTACCCGCAGCGCTGCCGCCGCCTCGTGCTCGCGGCCACTTCGCCGGGGGCGATCATGGTTCCGGGGCGACCTTCCGCGTTGTCGAAGATGATGACGCCGCGCCGATATCTGTCGCCGACCTACATGCAGCAGGCGGCCGGCGACATCTACGGCGGTGAAGCGCGTCGCGATCCGAAGATCATGTCGGCGCATACCGCGCGGATCATCGCGCCGCAGTTCATGGGATACATCTATCAGCTCATCGCCGGCATGGGATGGACGAGCATCCACTGGCTCCACAAGATCCGGCAGCCCACGCTGGTGATGGCCGGGTCGGAAGATCCGCTGGTGCCACCCGTGAATGCGCGGATCATTTCCATGCTGATTCCCAACAACCGGCTACACATCGTGCCGGGCGGGGGTCACCTCTTCATGCTCCACTCAATAGATAAAGTGGCGCCAGTGGTCCGCGAATTCCTCGATTCGGGAACGCCTCTCAAGGTCTGA
- a CDS encoding phosphoenolpyruvate carboxykinase (GTP), with the protein MATAPQSFAALPQISPAVADWVESVRQLTTPDKIQWCDGSAAELARLKQTLEKSGELKQLNQKTFPGCHIAYSHPSDVARVEHLTFICTTNREDAGPNNNWMAPDAARAKMRDLFKGCMKGRTLYVVPYCMGPIDSPYSRCGVEITDSAYVVINMAIMTRMGRTALERIARDGTFVKGLHSIGELDPNRRFIMHFPEDLSIESFGSGYGGNALLGKKCHALRIASWQARDEGWLAEHMLIVGLENPQGETHYIAAAFPSACGKTNLAMLIPPDSMPGWKVWTVGDDIAWLHPGPDGRLYAINPEAGYFGVVPGTNRATNRNAFDMIHRDTLFTNVALTADNEPWWEGRKLNTPVLDWQGKRFDPASGGVSAHPNSRFTVSATNNPIYSSHSEDAMGVPISAIVFGGRRREVAPLVYEARDWQHGVVVGASVASETTAAATGAVGIVRRDPMAMKPFAGYNFGDYWAHWLETGKRLKNPPKLFHVNWFRRDASGKFLWPGFGDNLRVMEWVLKRCAGQVGADESAIGYLPKTADLNLKGVDINEATMQELLAVTPDAWRKEVAEMREYLKEFGARAPAEMSAELDGIEKRLG; encoded by the coding sequence ATGGCCACTGCGCCGCAATCGTTCGCCGCCCTCCCGCAGATTTCCCCCGCAGTCGCCGATTGGGTCGAATCCGTTCGACAGCTAACCACCCCGGACAAAATCCAGTGGTGTGATGGCTCCGCCGCCGAATTGGCGCGCCTCAAGCAGACTCTCGAGAAATCCGGCGAGCTCAAGCAGCTCAACCAGAAGACCTTCCCCGGCTGCCACATCGCGTATTCGCACCCCTCGGACGTGGCGCGCGTCGAACACCTGACCTTCATCTGCACGACGAACCGCGAAGACGCCGGGCCTAACAACAACTGGATGGCCCCGGACGCGGCGCGCGCCAAGATGCGCGACCTGTTCAAGGGCTGCATGAAAGGCCGCACTCTCTACGTGGTGCCGTACTGCATGGGGCCGATCGATTCGCCCTATTCGCGCTGCGGCGTCGAAATCACCGACAGCGCCTACGTCGTCATCAACATGGCGATCATGACGCGTATGGGCCGCACGGCGCTCGAGCGGATCGCGCGCGACGGCACGTTCGTGAAGGGCCTGCATTCGATCGGCGAGCTCGATCCGAACCGCCGCTTCATCATGCATTTTCCCGAAGACCTCTCGATCGAGAGTTTCGGCTCCGGATACGGCGGCAACGCGCTGTTGGGCAAGAAGTGCCATGCGCTGCGCATTGCGAGCTGGCAGGCACGCGACGAGGGTTGGCTGGCAGAGCACATGCTCATCGTCGGACTCGAAAACCCGCAAGGCGAGACTCACTACATCGCGGCGGCGTTCCCCTCCGCGTGTGGCAAAACCAACCTCGCCATGCTCATTCCGCCGGATTCGATGCCGGGCTGGAAGGTCTGGACGGTGGGCGACGACATCGCCTGGCTGCATCCCGGGCCGGACGGCCGGTTGTATGCGATCAACCCGGAGGCCGGCTATTTCGGGGTCGTGCCCGGCACGAATCGCGCGACCAATCGCAATGCGTTCGACATGATCCACCGCGACACGTTGTTCACCAACGTCGCGCTCACCGCGGACAACGAGCCGTGGTGGGAAGGGCGCAAACTCAATACCCCCGTGCTCGACTGGCAGGGCAAGCGGTTCGACCCGGCGAGCGGCGGGGTGTCCGCGCACCCGAATTCGCGGTTCACGGTCTCGGCCACCAACAACCCTATCTACTCTTCGCATAGCGAAGATGCGATGGGCGTGCCGATCTCGGCCATCGTGTTCGGCGGCCGGCGCCGCGAAGTGGCGCCGCTCGTATACGAAGCCCGCGACTGGCAACACGGCGTGGTGGTCGGCGCATCCGTGGCGTCCGAGACCACGGCGGCCGCGACCGGCGCGGTGGGCATCGTGCGACGCGATCCGATGGCGATGAAGCCGTTCGCCGGCTACAACTTCGGCGATTACTGGGCGCATTGGCTCGAGACGGGCAAACGCCTCAAGAATCCGCCGAAGCTGTTCCACGTCAACTGGTTCCGCCGCGACGCCAGCGGCAAGTTCCTGTGGCCGGGATTTGGCGACAACCTGCGCGTCATGGAATGGGTGCTCAAGCGCTGCGCCGGACAGGTGGGCGCGGACGAGTCCGCGATTGGTTATCTACCGAAGACGGCCGACCTCAACCTCAAGGGCGTCGACATCAACGAAGCGACAATGCAGGAATTGCTCGCAGTGACCCCGGACGCCTGGCGGAAGGAAGTCGCTGAAATGCGCGAGTATCTGAAGGAATTCGGCGCGCGCGCTCCGGCGGAGATGTCCGCGGAGCTCGACGGGATCGAGAAGCGCCTGGGCTAG
- a CDS encoding adenylate/guanylate cyclase domain-containing protein — translation MAKDIELAIVFADVVGSTRLYEELGDQRAREVVATCIDIMRQATEEHHGTVIKTMGDEVMSTFAVANDALNAAAKMQKSITGNPDLTAEGHHVAIRIGCHAGPVVVENRDVFGSTVHTANRMTSQAKAGQIITTEAMVALLSPDWQSAVRQIDVATLKGQGAEVTLFEVLWQTDDITSMLPSVSITAAEGRRAMRLRLTFDGGEVMLTEQRPNVAIGRADDNDLVIRGNLISRLHARIEINRNKFVLIDQSTNGTFVQAEGGEELFVRRDSVQIKGEGLIGLGRVPERDSPLTIRFYCEEA, via the coding sequence ATGGCCAAAGACATCGAACTCGCCATCGTGTTTGCCGACGTCGTCGGCTCGACGCGGCTCTACGAGGAGCTCGGGGACCAGCGCGCACGCGAAGTGGTGGCGACCTGCATCGACATCATGCGGCAGGCGACCGAAGAGCATCACGGCACGGTCATCAAGACGATGGGCGATGAAGTGATGTCCACATTCGCCGTGGCCAACGACGCGTTGAATGCCGCGGCGAAGATGCAGAAGTCCATTACCGGCAATCCCGACCTGACGGCCGAAGGGCACCACGTCGCGATCCGTATCGGCTGCCACGCGGGGCCGGTGGTGGTCGAGAATCGGGACGTGTTCGGTTCGACGGTGCACACCGCGAATCGCATGACGAGCCAGGCAAAAGCCGGCCAGATCATCACGACCGAAGCGATGGTCGCGTTGCTGTCGCCGGACTGGCAGTCGGCGGTGCGGCAGATAGACGTCGCGACGCTCAAGGGGCAGGGTGCCGAAGTCACTTTGTTCGAAGTGTTGTGGCAGACCGACGACATCACCAGCATGTTGCCGTCCGTGTCGATCACCGCCGCGGAGGGCCGCCGCGCCATGCGCCTGCGGCTCACGTTCGACGGTGGTGAGGTGATGCTGACCGAGCAGCGGCCGAACGTCGCGATCGGCAGGGCCGACGACAACGATCTCGTGATCCGCGGCAATCTCATCTCGCGGCTGCACGCGCGTATCGAGATCAACCGCAACAAGTTCGTGCTCATCGATCAGAGCACCAACGGGACTTTCGTGCAGGCAGAAGGCGGCGAAGAATTGTTCGTACGTCGCGACAGCGTGCAGATCAAGGGCGAAGGATTGATCGGTCTCGGCCGGGTCCCCGAGCGCGATTCGCCGTTGACGATCCGCTTCTACTGCGAAGAAGCGTAG
- a CDS encoding M20/M25/M40 family metallo-hydrolase produces the protein MTKHKSRILIASLLVFAGFASAADKPQAFSRADLASANSLREKALADTTAYELVESLTTEVGPRPAGSPGDKAAVAWGLREMQRLGFSNVHAVPAAVPHWVRGEAEFSVLAPWPQVMPVLALGGSVGTGSEGIAADAVMVKDLAALAALPAGAVKGKIVFFSNRMERTRDGAGYGKAVAVRALGPSAAGALGAIGVVIRSISTSNNRLPHTGALRYAADQPRIPAVALSNPDADALERQFASGKSVRLALKSSSRDLPLEQSANVVGEIPGSDLAQEIVILGAHLDSWDPGVGAIDDGAGVGIVMGAANAIKQLGLKPRRTIRVLLFANEEFGTSGSKAYLESLGADAANHVLGLESDFGVGPVWRLASRVDPADLPAVDQIFRALAPLKLVRGNNEGAGGADLEGLARLGMPILEPTLDGTLYFDIHHSANDTMLQVDPAALRQSVAAYAVATWLGAQYSGTWQRVTTPKPPRR, from the coding sequence ATGACCAAACACAAATCCCGGATTTTGATCGCCTCGCTTCTCGTGTTCGCCGGCTTCGCGAGCGCGGCTGACAAGCCTCAGGCCTTCTCGCGCGCCGACCTCGCGAGCGCCAATTCCCTGCGAGAAAAAGCCCTCGCGGACACCACGGCCTATGAACTCGTCGAGTCATTGACCACCGAGGTTGGCCCCCGGCCTGCGGGTTCGCCGGGCGACAAGGCCGCGGTTGCCTGGGGCCTGCGCGAAATGCAGCGCCTGGGTTTCTCAAATGTGCATGCCGTCCCCGCAGCCGTACCTCATTGGGTGCGTGGCGAGGCGGAATTCTCGGTGCTCGCGCCCTGGCCGCAGGTCATGCCCGTACTGGCGCTCGGCGGCAGCGTCGGTACAGGTTCCGAAGGCATCGCAGCCGACGCGGTGATGGTGAAAGATCTCGCGGCCCTGGCCGCGCTGCCGGCCGGCGCCGTGAAAGGCAAGATCGTCTTCTTCAGCAATCGCATGGAGCGGACGCGCGATGGCGCAGGCTACGGCAAGGCCGTTGCCGTGCGTGCGCTCGGCCCCTCGGCGGCGGGTGCGCTCGGCGCCATCGGCGTCGTGATCCGCTCGATCAGCACCAGCAACAATCGCCTGCCGCATACCGGCGCCCTTCGATATGCCGCGGACCAGCCGCGTATCCCCGCGGTCGCGCTGTCGAACCCGGACGCGGACGCACTGGAGCGGCAATTTGCGAGCGGCAAATCCGTGCGCCTAGCTTTGAAGAGCAGCTCCCGAGATCTGCCGCTGGAGCAGTCCGCCAATGTCGTGGGCGAAATACCGGGCAGCGACCTCGCCCAGGAAATCGTGATCCTGGGGGCGCACCTGGACTCCTGGGATCCTGGAGTCGGTGCGATCGACGACGGCGCGGGCGTCGGCATCGTCATGGGCGCGGCCAATGCCATCAAACAGCTGGGGCTCAAGCCGCGCCGCACGATCCGCGTGCTGCTGTTCGCCAACGAGGAATTCGGCACCTCCGGTTCGAAGGCCTATCTAGAATCGCTCGGTGCGGATGCCGCGAACCACGTGTTGGGGCTCGAGTCGGATTTCGGCGTTGGCCCGGTCTGGCGGCTAGCTAGTCGCGTGGATCCGGCGGACCTGCCCGCGGTGGATCAGATCTTCCGCGCGCTCGCGCCCTTGAAACTGGTGCGCGGCAACAACGAAGGCGCCGGTGGCGCCGATCTCGAAGGCCTCGCCAGGCTCGGCATGCCGATCCTCGAGCCAACGCTCGATGGCACCCTGTATTTCGACATCCATCACAGCGCCAATGACACGATGTTGCAGGTGGACCCGGCGGCGCTGCGACAGAGCGTCGCGGCCTACGCCGTCGCCACCTGGCTGGGCGCGCAGTATTCAGGCACCTGGCAACGCGTGACCACGCCTAAGCCGCCGCGTCGCTGA